One genomic segment of Fervidobacterium pennivorans includes these proteins:
- a CDS encoding methyl-accepting chemotaxis protein codes for MSIRTRLLLLAILLVSVPLTISVLFTVINLSRESARIENEVKQQLGDPKVIFKDFFETFSKQLEEHISAYNEKLVSAVEKQKESVQKAFEEVYLGALEKEANSIKNVVENLIKDKVSTIENLSKVAAASKDVVNAAAEKNLGLAEKRSLLLNYVERPLFDYISLWTIESSEPRLKIRPFVNLGAKYLVEYAYSLAPGVDATTYKDLEFANELTERIKKILGSASAYSESFVFKGGKGIYFIAINPVMHPQLGNTVTGFVVAAGRLADNFLDDIKRLTNAELTIYIDGRAYATTKVNETGERILNVTEPAEEKYTFKVGDEEYLAVKSDLNVAGESLGKLEVAIKKETVNAQIEIPQPEKFQMPEIKMPEVKVSVDLNLARLVVINLIVGMVILAIALIVSVPMINSISKEIVRSSEIIERFSNGELVSFDVKTFGEFERVIYSLKRLSENLRDYAKDMKESSKKLTGEIEQVTMIKETLENSVSRFSEFVGRYITEVEDVKSKIMMLQQTVESSMKSNENLSQQLLELLKDIENAQAEILRNVTLIEDMNESVNANVEVFEKFSTTVRRTIEKFASIKEAIAKIQNVASQTNLLALNAAIEAARAGEAGRGFAIVADEVMKLSVEINNLSKNLVKEVDTYTNDLKELDQLYETSGEKFRKLQQAKEEFSANYYTVIEKVQDIGTLSAQVSVQIQENNSTFSKIESLMDDVSNSVISSSEQLQRFNEEFKQITRVFEQLSESTEKLKEIAKKMENISQWFKLS; via the coding sequence ATGTCTATTCGAACTAGACTTCTTTTGTTGGCGATATTACTGGTATCGGTTCCACTAACAATCTCTGTTCTCTTCACCGTAATAAATCTATCAAGAGAGAGTGCACGAATTGAGAACGAGGTTAAACAGCAATTGGGTGACCCAAAGGTCATTTTCAAAGATTTCTTTGAGACTTTCTCAAAACAGCTGGAAGAACACATCAGTGCATACAACGAAAAGCTGGTTTCCGCTGTTGAGAAGCAGAAGGAAAGCGTTCAGAAAGCATTTGAAGAAGTATACCTTGGGGCGCTTGAAAAAGAGGCAAACTCTATAAAGAACGTAGTTGAAAACCTTATAAAGGACAAAGTGAGTACGATAGAAAACCTTTCCAAGGTAGCTGCTGCTTCCAAAGATGTGGTGAATGCGGCAGCTGAAAAGAATTTAGGGTTAGCTGAAAAAAGAAGCCTATTACTCAACTATGTGGAACGTCCGTTGTTTGATTACATTTCGCTTTGGACGATAGAATCTTCCGAACCAAGGCTGAAGATAAGGCCATTTGTAAACCTCGGGGCGAAATACCTCGTTGAATACGCCTATTCACTTGCACCGGGTGTGGATGCAACGACTTATAAGGACCTTGAATTTGCAAATGAACTCACTGAAAGAATTAAAAAAATTCTGGGCTCTGCTTCGGCTTATTCGGAATCGTTCGTATTTAAAGGCGGTAAGGGAATATATTTCATTGCGATTAATCCTGTCATGCATCCGCAGTTGGGCAATACAGTCACAGGTTTTGTTGTAGCAGCAGGAAGGCTAGCAGATAATTTCTTGGACGATATCAAAAGGCTTACGAATGCTGAATTGACAATATACATCGATGGAAGAGCTTATGCAACAACAAAAGTGAATGAAACTGGAGAAAGAATATTGAATGTTACTGAGCCTGCGGAAGAGAAATACACGTTCAAAGTAGGGGATGAAGAATACCTCGCAGTTAAAAGCGATTTGAACGTAGCCGGTGAGTCTTTGGGTAAGCTCGAGGTTGCTATCAAGAAAGAAACAGTGAATGCCCAAATTGAGATACCACAACCGGAAAAGTTCCAGATGCCTGAGATTAAGATGCCAGAAGTGAAGGTCAGTGTTGATTTGAACCTTGCAAGGTTGGTTGTAATTAATCTGATTGTTGGAATGGTCATTCTTGCGATTGCGCTCATTGTTTCGGTACCTATGATTAACAGCATTTCAAAGGAGATTGTCAGGTCTTCCGAGATTATTGAACGATTCTCAAACGGCGAGCTCGTATCGTTCGATGTAAAGACGTTTGGCGAATTTGAAAGAGTTATTTATTCACTAAAACGACTTTCGGAAAATTTGCGTGATTACGCCAAGGATATGAAGGAGAGCTCCAAGAAGTTGACAGGTGAAATCGAGCAAGTAACGATGATAAAGGAGACACTGGAGAACTCCGTTTCAAGGTTCAGTGAGTTCGTTGGTAGGTACATAACTGAGGTTGAGGATGTCAAATCAAAAATCATGATGCTCCAGCAAACGGTGGAGTCATCTATGAAAAGCAACGAAAATCTATCGCAGCAACTTTTGGAATTGCTGAAAGATATAGAGAACGCGCAAGCAGAGATTTTGAGAAATGTCACATTGATAGAAGATATGAACGAGTCGGTCAATGCGAACGTAGAGGTCTTCGAGAAGTTTAGCACCACCGTTAGAAGAACGATAGAAAAGTTTGCATCTATCAAAGAAGCTATTGCGAAAATCCAGAACGTCGCATCGCAAACGAACCTGCTTGCTTTGAACGCAGCAATTGAAGCGGCAAGAGCAGGAGAAGCAGGCAGAGGATTTGCTATTGTCGCTGACGAAGTTATGAAACTCTCCGTGGAAATCAACAATCTTTCCAAGAACCTTGTTAAAGAAGTTGACACATACACAAATGACCTTAAGGAACTCGACCAACTCTATGAAACTTCTGGCGAGAAGTTCAGAAAGTTACAGCAAGCAAAAGAAGAATTCTCAGCAAATTACTACACGGTTATCGAAAAGGTTCAAGACATCGGTACGCTAAGTGCTCAGGTAAGTGTTCAGATACAAGAAAATAACTCCACGTTCTCTAAAATAGAATCACTAATGGATGACGTATCAAATTCGGTTATATCCTCTTCTGAACAGCTACAAAGATTCAACGAGGAGTTCAAGCAGATTACAAGGGTGTTTGAACAGTTAAGTGAAAGTACCGAAAAGTTGAAAGAGATAGCAAAGAAGATGGAAAATATATCACAGTGGTTTAAATTAAGTTGA
- a CDS encoding purine-nucleoside phosphorylase: protein MVQDIKTYVERVKKAAEFIKSKITETPEVCIVLGSGLHGIAEIVENPIRIPYKEIPEFPVSTAPGHKGELIFGKISGKYVALMNGRFHYYEGYHMRDVTFGVRVMQELGVKYLFLTNAAGGLNPDFEVGRPMIISDHINMMGDNPLIGPNVEEWGPRFPDMSNAYDKELRAIAKKVAEELNIPVYEGVYVAVAGPNFETPAELRMLRWMGADAVGMSTVPEVIAAAHRGTKVLAISAITDRAVPDDLKPLTAEEVLEVAHRTGQLIAKIMIKVLERI, encoded by the coding sequence ATGGTTCAGGATATCAAAACATACGTTGAAAGGGTTAAAAAAGCTGCAGAGTTTATCAAGTCCAAGATTACGGAAACTCCTGAGGTTTGTATAGTGCTAGGTTCTGGTCTCCATGGAATTGCCGAAATTGTTGAAAACCCGATTAGAATACCTTACAAAGAAATTCCCGAGTTTCCGGTTTCAACAGCTCCAGGTCACAAAGGAGAATTGATTTTTGGAAAGATTTCAGGAAAATATGTGGCACTTATGAACGGAAGGTTCCACTATTACGAAGGTTACCACATGAGGGATGTTACGTTCGGTGTGAGGGTCATGCAAGAACTTGGCGTTAAATACTTGTTCTTAACGAACGCAGCAGGTGGGCTTAACCCTGATTTTGAAGTAGGAAGACCAATGATTATCAGTGACCATATCAATATGATGGGTGACAATCCACTTATCGGACCAAACGTAGAAGAATGGGGTCCGAGATTCCCAGATATGTCTAATGCTTACGACAAAGAACTCAGGGCAATTGCGAAAAAGGTTGCTGAAGAACTCAACATCCCAGTTTACGAAGGTGTTTATGTTGCCGTTGCAGGTCCAAATTTCGAAACCCCTGCTGAATTGAGAATGCTCAGATGGATGGGGGCAGATGCAGTTGGTATGTCTACGGTTCCAGAAGTCATCGCGGCAGCTCACAGGGGAACAAAAGTGCTCGCTATCTCGGCGATAACTGACAGAGCTGTCCCGGATGATTTGAAACCGCTCACAGCAGAAGAAGTCCTTGAAGTTGCACACAGAACAGGACAACTGATTGCAAAGATTATGATAAAAGTGTTGGAAAGAATCTAA
- a CDS encoding ABC transporter permease, with translation MKPGKFAFTMILIVLLFFYIPIFIVVLFSFNSSKSPVWTGFSLKWYEKLFTSSAHIWRTFMNSIIVGIGSSFVGVILGTFGAVAMYMGAKKFKKLMWTTTYIPFIIPDIIIGVSLLIFFTTIHLRLSLLTIFIAHVTFSIPYTMMIILTRLQDFDKSIIEAAYDLGATRPIALWKVIIPIALPGIVAAFFMAFTLSIDDFVITFFVAGPSSTTLPLQIFSMVRFGISPVINAISTLLLVGTIFISILLRKYVRYII, from the coding sequence GTGAAGCCAGGTAAATTTGCATTTACAATGATTCTGATTGTGCTACTCTTTTTCTACATCCCCATATTTATCGTTGTACTCTTTTCGTTCAATTCTTCGAAATCTCCTGTATGGACAGGTTTCAGTTTGAAATGGTACGAAAAGCTTTTCACATCATCTGCCCACATCTGGCGAACGTTTATGAACTCCATTATCGTTGGTATCGGTTCAAGCTTCGTAGGTGTTATTTTGGGGACGTTCGGTGCGGTTGCTATGTATATGGGGGCTAAAAAATTCAAAAAACTCATGTGGACAACGACGTATATTCCCTTTATCATCCCAGACATCATTATCGGTGTATCTTTGCTAATCTTTTTCACAACGATACACCTTAGGCTCAGTTTGCTTACGATATTCATAGCGCATGTGACGTTCTCTATTCCTTACACGATGATGATTATCCTCACAAGGCTCCAAGACTTCGATAAGTCTATAATCGAAGCGGCATACGACTTGGGTGCCACAAGGCCTATCGCACTTTGGAAAGTGATTATACCGATAGCGCTCCCCGGGATTGTTGCCGCGTTCTTCATGGCGTTTACCCTTTCAATAGATGATTTTGTCATCACATTCTTCGTTGCAGGACCAAGCTCGACAACCTTGCCGTTGCAGATATTCTCTATGGTAAGATTTGGCATTTCTCCGGTGATTAATGCGATTTCTACCCTTTTGCTCGTTGGAACGATTTTCATAAGTATTTTGCTTAGAAAGTATGTGCGTTATATAATATAA
- a CDS encoding ABC transporter permease yields the protein MSRKKHIRPLSRGYESYGLVYLLWLAVFFLIPVIVILTYSFFERDYQGGVIFKFSLQGYKDILNPNYVAVFLRTIFISLVSSVVSIILAIPVAYYIAFSRWKNILLLLVIVPFWTNSLIRIYAWIFILGNNGLVNQFLIKMGFTESYVQFIYNNFAVVLVLVYTYLPFAILPLYSAIERLEKNIFEAAMDLGCTKRQVFFRVLLPNIRQGIISAFVFVFIPAIGTYAVPELVGGKNSRLIGNEIARLLTTARNWPAAAAISSVLLAITIIAVIVFMFGGEKREAR from the coding sequence GTGAGTAGGAAAAAGCATATAAGACCGTTAAGCAGAGGTTATGAAAGCTACGGGCTTGTTTATTTGCTTTGGCTCGCAGTGTTTTTCTTAATCCCTGTGATAGTAATTCTTACGTACAGTTTCTTCGAAAGGGATTACCAAGGTGGAGTAATTTTCAAGTTCTCCCTGCAGGGTTACAAAGATATTCTCAATCCGAACTACGTTGCGGTGTTTTTGAGAACTATTTTCATTTCGCTTGTTTCTTCTGTTGTTTCCATAATTCTCGCTATTCCTGTGGCTTACTACATTGCGTTCAGTAGGTGGAAAAACATCCTCTTGCTCCTGGTGATAGTGCCATTTTGGACGAATTCGTTGATAAGGATTTACGCATGGATATTTATCCTTGGAAATAACGGTCTTGTTAACCAGTTTTTGATAAAAATGGGGTTCACGGAGTCTTATGTTCAGTTTATCTACAACAACTTCGCTGTTGTGCTTGTGCTTGTTTATACGTATCTACCGTTTGCCATCTTGCCACTTTATTCGGCAATAGAAAGGCTCGAGAAGAACATCTTTGAAGCGGCGATGGATTTGGGTTGCACAAAAAGGCAGGTATTTTTCAGGGTTTTGCTACCGAACATAAGGCAAGGGATAATCTCGGCTTTTGTGTTTGTTTTTATACCTGCGATAGGTACTTACGCGGTACCGGAATTGGTAGGTGGAAAGAACTCAAGGTTGATTGGTAACGAAATTGCAAGGCTTCTAACTACGGCAAGGAATTGGCCCGCCGCAGCGGCTATATCCTCCGTTTTGCTTGCGATTACGATAATTGCAGTGATTGTCTTTATGTTTGGTGGTGAGAAACGTGAAGCCAGGTAA
- a CDS encoding ABC transporter ATP-binding protein has translation MPGSSVSIVNVDKYFGDFHVLKNINLEIKENEFFSLLGPSGCGKTTLLRIIAGLEDVDDGDVLLDGKSILHLPPNKRPVNTIFQNYALFPHLNVYENIAFPLRIKKLSESEIKEKVEWLLSLTRLEEHARKKPAQLSGGQKQRVSLARALANEPKVLLLDEPVSALDAKLRQELLIELDNLHDKVGITFIYVTHDQAEAISVSDHVAVMNNGEVVQYGTPYEIYESPADAFVATFIGESNLMKGTVKKLISETYVLVEFPTLGEIVCYRDKPVEVNDDVLVTLRPEKIRITHSKPQLPEDSFTNILHGVVDETIYMGYQTKYFVRTDGGYILRVYKQHASYLLDEKIIQWKDEVFLYWNPDDSFIVEVDKG, from the coding sequence TTGCCTGGCAGCAGTGTCAGTATTGTTAATGTGGATAAATACTTTGGCGATTTCCACGTGCTGAAAAATATAAACCTTGAAATCAAGGAGAATGAGTTTTTCTCACTTCTGGGACCTTCCGGCTGTGGAAAGACTACGCTTTTACGTATCATTGCAGGACTTGAAGATGTTGATGATGGTGATGTGCTTCTTGATGGTAAGAGTATCCTTCACCTTCCCCCGAACAAAAGACCGGTCAACACGATCTTCCAAAACTATGCACTTTTTCCTCACTTAAATGTTTACGAAAATATCGCTTTCCCGCTAAGAATTAAAAAGCTTTCCGAGAGTGAAATAAAAGAAAAGGTTGAATGGTTACTTTCGCTCACTCGGCTTGAAGAACATGCGAGGAAAAAACCTGCACAACTTTCGGGTGGGCAAAAGCAGAGGGTGTCTCTTGCAAGGGCACTTGCGAATGAACCGAAGGTGCTTTTGCTTGATGAACCAGTGAGCGCACTTGATGCGAAGTTAAGACAAGAGCTGTTGATAGAACTGGATAATTTGCACGACAAAGTGGGTATTACATTTATATATGTCACGCACGACCAGGCAGAAGCTATAAGCGTTTCGGACCACGTGGCGGTTATGAACAACGGAGAGGTTGTCCAATACGGCACTCCGTACGAAATATACGAGAGCCCAGCTGATGCCTTTGTTGCAACGTTCATCGGTGAGAGCAACTTGATGAAGGGAACGGTGAAGAAGTTAATCTCAGAGACCTACGTGCTTGTGGAATTCCCCACGTTGGGTGAAATCGTTTGTTACCGCGACAAGCCCGTTGAAGTCAATGATGATGTTTTGGTGACACTGAGACCAGAGAAAATCAGGATAACCCACTCCAAACCTCAGCTACCTGAGGATTCTTTCACAAACATCTTGCACGGTGTCGTGGATGAAACGATATATATGGGTTATCAAACAAAGTATTTTGTAAGAACGGATGGTGGGTATATCCTCAGGGTCTACAAACAGCACGCAAGTTACCTGCTCGATGAGAAGATTATCCAGTGGAAAGATGAAGTGTTCCTCTACTGGAACCCTGATGACAGCTTCATCGTGGAGGTTGACAAAGGGTGA
- a CDS encoding histidine phosphatase family protein, translated as MACIYLVRHGSTEWNERQLWQGVVDTELSEKGRIQAKAIARFLKGKEISKIFSSPMRRAFETAGIIAQEIGYKWDIVTDFRLRECEIRLWNGKNFEQVLSDHHDVFNEWRTNLFSNVEGAESLGSVQERMYNFLQEIVVHYPNENVIIVSHAIALRMLIAKVLGLMPPAHLNFGLDNASLSCLVAKDGNLRVKFLNVTSEDFPLLSQF; from the coding sequence ATGGCGTGCATCTATCTTGTTCGACATGGCAGCACAGAATGGAACGAGCGTCAATTGTGGCAAGGTGTTGTGGATACGGAACTTTCTGAGAAGGGGCGCATACAAGCAAAAGCAATCGCGCGGTTTTTAAAAGGGAAAGAAATATCAAAGATTTTCTCGAGTCCTATGAGACGTGCATTTGAGACAGCAGGGATAATAGCGCAAGAAATAGGTTATAAATGGGATATAGTAACAGATTTTAGGTTGCGTGAATGTGAAATCAGGCTTTGGAATGGGAAGAACTTTGAGCAGGTGCTTTCAGACCATCATGACGTGTTCAATGAATGGAGAACGAATTTGTTTTCTAACGTTGAGGGGGCAGAATCGTTAGGAAGCGTTCAAGAAAGAATGTACAACTTTTTGCAAGAAATTGTTGTTCACTATCCGAACGAAAATGTTATAATTGTTTCGCATGCGATAGCACTCAGGATGTTGATTGCCAAGGTGTTAGGTTTGATGCCTCCGGCACATTTGAATTTCGGTTTGGACAACGCATCTTTGAGTTGCTTGGTTGCTAAGGATGGGAACCTTAGGGTGAAGTTTTTGAATGTGACGAGTGAGGATTTTCCGCTTCTCTCTCAATTTTAA
- a CDS encoding tRNA dihydrouridine synthase: MGTKNNFLPGTVGLAPMAGVTDYPFRKICFEQGAKFAFTEMISAKSVLLNIAVNEKYFPRTDEKNLVGVQLFGSDPFELAQAAALVEERGLWVDLNAGCPVAKVVKRGAGSALLKDIDLLKKIVREMRRVVNKLSVKTRIGWEKDEFEKIYDTLVSEGVDIIFVHGRTAKQMYSGKAKWDIYNPGAVPLYISGDIYSKEDIKQAMELSGADGVIVARGAIGNPWIFSENQNPPSIDDKLRVVLQHIDLLTGEYGKHGVIEFRKFVAGYTKDMPHAREFRNKVMKITDVNNLKEAFVEYFTNISKHKHS; this comes from the coding sequence ATGGGAACTAAGAACAATTTTCTTCCAGGAACCGTTGGATTGGCTCCCATGGCAGGAGTTACGGATTATCCGTTTAGAAAGATATGTTTTGAGCAGGGCGCAAAATTTGCATTTACTGAAATGATAAGTGCAAAGAGTGTGCTTTTGAATATCGCCGTAAATGAAAAATATTTTCCAAGAACAGATGAGAAAAATTTAGTCGGTGTACAGCTTTTTGGTTCTGACCCGTTCGAATTAGCACAAGCGGCAGCCTTAGTTGAAGAGAGAGGTCTTTGGGTTGATTTGAACGCGGGTTGTCCTGTGGCAAAGGTTGTGAAAAGAGGTGCTGGTAGTGCGTTGCTCAAGGATATTGATTTGTTGAAAAAGATTGTCCGTGAGATGAGAAGAGTTGTCAATAAGCTCAGTGTAAAAACCAGGATAGGTTGGGAAAAGGATGAGTTTGAGAAAATCTACGATACACTTGTGAGTGAGGGTGTCGATATTATTTTCGTGCATGGTAGAACGGCAAAGCAGATGTACTCCGGGAAAGCAAAGTGGGATATCTACAATCCCGGAGCCGTTCCGCTTTACATAAGCGGGGATATATATTCGAAGGAGGATATAAAGCAGGCAATGGAGTTGTCAGGTGCGGATGGTGTAATTGTCGCAAGAGGTGCAATCGGCAATCCGTGGATATTTTCAGAAAATCAAAATCCCCCGTCGATAGATGATAAGCTCAGGGTTGTCTTACAACACATAGATTTGCTGACCGGGGAATACGGTAAACATGGGGTAATAGAGTTCAGAAAATTTGTAGCAGGCTATACCAAAGATATGCCACATGCAAGGGAATTCAGAAATAAAGTTATGAAGATTACGGATGTTAACAATTTGAAGGAAGCGTTCGTTGAGTATTTTACAAATATATCTAAACACAAACATTCATAG
- the nadD gene encoding nicotinate (nicotinamide) nucleotide adenylyltransferase — MEILYGLKELNSLTKNDTAVVFGSSFNPPHVGHVVILNYAVNYFDADFYIVPTNVPPHKKLAVPFEKRFDWAVKTYKVFSDTNKAIFITDMERHIEGVNYAIHNVEYFLKYYKKVILLVGEDALGNIERWYRYDELLNKSTLAVYPRTRDGSLYKRGREVLGKLYNRVLELNFPIVEVSSSEIRRFVREGKTITGLVPKEIEDEVIETYKYVEEGERW, encoded by the coding sequence ATGGAGATACTGTATGGATTGAAGGAGTTGAATTCACTTACAAAGAATGATACTGCAGTTGTCTTTGGTAGTTCGTTCAATCCACCACACGTTGGGCACGTTGTGATTTTGAATTACGCAGTGAATTATTTCGATGCGGATTTTTACATTGTCCCAACAAATGTGCCACCTCACAAAAAGCTGGCAGTCCCATTTGAAAAGCGTTTCGATTGGGCGGTGAAAACATACAAAGTTTTCTCAGACACTAATAAAGCGATATTCATCACCGACATGGAAAGGCATATAGAAGGTGTAAACTATGCAATCCATAACGTTGAGTATTTTCTAAAATACTACAAGAAAGTGATACTTCTTGTTGGAGAAGATGCGCTCGGAAATATCGAAAGATGGTATAGATACGACGAGTTGCTCAATAAATCAACACTTGCGGTTTATCCAAGAACACGTGATGGGAGCCTTTACAAACGTGGACGTGAGGTGCTTGGGAAACTCTACAATAGGGTGCTGGAATTGAACTTTCCGATTGTTGAGGTTTCCTCTTCGGAAATTAGAAGGTTTGTCCGGGAAGGAAAGACGATAACGGGTTTGGTACCAAAAGAAATAGAGGATGAAGTTATAGAAACTTACAAGTATGTTGAAGAAGGGGAAAGATGGTAG
- the obgE gene encoding GTPase ObgE gives MEKVGFVDVVDFYVKAGNGGNGAATFRREKYVPFGGPDGGDGGDGGYVFLVADPTISTLYPLTEKRKYFAENGENGRRKKMHGRNGKDLILRVPVGTIVRDYDTGEIIADLDEPGKYCCVARGGKGGRGNTHFKSSTNQAPKLAEKGAPGEERHILLELKLLADAGLVGYPNVGKSSIISRISNSKPKIANYHFTTLVPNLGVVVVEKPENSFVIADIPGLIKGASQGKGLGNVFLRHVERCNLIVHVVDIAGSEGRDPVQDYYDIRAELEFFSPELASKEEIVVGNKVDLLTQEELQVNIERFKKETGKDVLPISAVTGYNLDVLKYAIWERIKESRKLLAEKIDIDKIEFVKPEPVKILLPEKVDITITKNDKGEFEVHSEYISTYLEKYKKEAKYMLEDILEILEKNGLDEKLRKAGAKDGDTVWIEGVEFTYKE, from the coding sequence ATGGAAAAGGTTGGATTTGTTGATGTTGTTGATTTTTATGTAAAGGCCGGTAATGGCGGAAATGGTGCTGCTACGTTTAGGCGAGAAAAATATGTCCCGTTCGGTGGTCCAGATGGCGGAGATGGTGGAGATGGTGGGTATGTCTTTTTGGTTGCAGACCCAACTATCTCCACGCTCTATCCGTTGACTGAAAAGAGAAAGTATTTTGCTGAGAACGGGGAAAACGGTCGCAGAAAGAAGATGCATGGTAGGAATGGAAAAGATTTAATTTTGAGGGTCCCTGTTGGCACTATCGTGCGTGATTACGATACGGGCGAGATTATCGCAGACCTTGACGAACCTGGGAAATATTGCTGTGTTGCACGTGGTGGAAAGGGTGGAAGAGGCAACACACATTTTAAATCCTCGACAAATCAAGCACCAAAGCTTGCTGAAAAAGGTGCACCAGGCGAGGAGAGGCACATATTGTTGGAATTAAAATTACTTGCGGATGCGGGATTGGTTGGTTATCCAAATGTTGGTAAGAGCTCGATAATCTCGCGTATCAGTAATTCCAAACCAAAGATAGCAAATTATCACTTCACAACGCTTGTTCCGAACCTCGGAGTTGTTGTCGTTGAAAAGCCAGAAAATTCGTTTGTGATAGCCGATATCCCGGGACTTATCAAAGGGGCAAGTCAAGGGAAAGGGCTTGGAAATGTTTTTCTAAGGCATGTGGAACGTTGTAATTTGATTGTGCACGTTGTAGATATCGCTGGTAGTGAAGGAAGAGACCCTGTCCAGGATTATTACGACATACGCGCGGAACTGGAATTCTTCAGCCCAGAGCTTGCAAGCAAAGAAGAAATTGTTGTCGGGAATAAGGTGGATTTACTTACACAAGAAGAATTGCAGGTTAACATCGAAAGGTTCAAAAAAGAAACAGGAAAAGATGTCTTGCCCATATCTGCGGTGACAGGTTACAACCTCGATGTATTGAAATACGCTATCTGGGAGCGTATAAAGGAAAGTAGAAAGTTGCTCGCGGAGAAGATTGATATTGACAAAATCGAGTTTGTAAAGCCAGAGCCTGTGAAGATTCTGTTGCCTGAGAAGGTGGATATAACTATAACTAAGAACGATAAAGGTGAATTCGAGGTGCATAGTGAGTACATCTCGACGTATTTAGAGAAATACAAGAAGGAAGCAAAATACATGCTTGAGGATATTCTTGAAATCCTTGAAAAGAACGGCCTTGATGAAAAATTGAGGAAGGCTGGTGCGAAGGATGGAGATACTGTATGGATTGAAGGAGTTGAATTCACTTACAAAGAATGA
- a CDS encoding M48 family metallopeptidase, translating into MKKQDSKVGVYTIDGFEFRIEKSKRYLKKVSLRIDGDGRVVLTFPWRISEKEALQFVRDNLRKIKSSVQGFSEQFVSNGSDTLLYLGVPRKIVLDSSVLVPFKFDADHFILNPRYADNVNTLAQRWLIKKAEEYLPKRLKELAQKLGVRYKKVQVKDVKSRWGSCSSKGTISLNWRLIMAPSEVIDYVLIHELAHIVHPNHSKYFWKYVATFCPDYKLHKSWLRKNGQHLFNWSVKLAGVKDS; encoded by the coding sequence TTGAAAAAGCAAGATTCTAAGGTTGGCGTTTATACAATTGATGGCTTTGAGTTCAGAATCGAGAAGAGCAAGCGGTATTTGAAGAAGGTCTCTCTACGGATTGACGGAGATGGGCGTGTGGTTTTGACGTTTCCCTGGAGAATTAGCGAAAAAGAAGCGCTCCAGTTTGTGAGAGATAATCTGAGAAAGATTAAATCATCGGTTCAAGGGTTCAGTGAGCAGTTCGTTTCTAACGGTAGCGATACTTTACTCTACTTAGGCGTGCCAAGAAAAATCGTCCTTGATAGTTCTGTTCTTGTGCCTTTCAAGTTTGACGCGGACCACTTTATTTTGAACCCAAGGTACGCTGATAATGTAAATACACTTGCTCAGCGGTGGTTGATTAAAAAGGCTGAAGAGTACTTACCGAAAAGGCTGAAGGAACTTGCACAAAAGCTTGGTGTGAGATACAAGAAGGTGCAAGTTAAGGATGTGAAATCACGCTGGGGGAGTTGTTCTTCAAAAGGGACTATCTCGTTGAATTGGAGGTTGATAATGGCACCTTCTGAAGTGATAGACTATGTGTTAATCCATGAACTTGCACATATTGTCCATCCGAACCACAGTAAGTATTTTTGGAAGTATGTTGCAACGTTTTGCCCGGATTACAAGTTGCACAAAAGTTGGTTAAGGAAAAATGGGCAACACCTATTTAATTGGAGTGTTAAACTTGCAGGTGTGAAAGATTCTTGA